The genomic interval CAATTGCGCCAGTTGTCATGGTAGTCGAGCCCAGGGCATTGTTGAAGACTGGAAGCAGCGAAATCCCGACGGGTCTTTTCCGGCGCCCCCACTGGATGGCTCGGCCCATGCCTGGCATCATCCCCTGAGCGTACTGGTTCGACAAATCAATGAAGGCGGTGTAAAGCTGGGAGGTACTATGCCTGCCTTTGGTGATACCTTAAGTGATGAGGAAGTCATTGCGGCCATTGCCTATTTTCAAAGTTTTTGGGATGAACAAACCTATAACCGATGGGTACAAATGAATGCTGATCAGTAGTATTCCAAATTATTGACGCTTAACACCTTGGAATAGTTTCAGCTTCGTTTAAGCTACCATGTTGTTACTTGATGTATAAACCTCAGCCTAATTGACACTGATGGAAAACAGCAACGTTTTGTACATAAAGAACATGGTGTGCCCCCGCTGCAAGCTCGCAGTTAAAAATCTATTAACTGATATGGGCTGCAACGTTCTTGCTGTTGAATTGGGGCAGGCAGTAGTCAGCTCAAGGTCTCTCCCTGCTATATCGGAAGTTGCTAATAAATTGAGAACGATTGGGTTTGACCTTTTATCTACCCGGAAAACCAAGTTAGTTGAAAGGATAAAAATTTTGCTGATCTATGACATTTATTACCAATCATGCCAGGTAACGTTATCACAGGTGCAAAACTATCTTGAATTAGCTACCCACCAGAACTATCAGTACCTGGACACTCAATTTTATTCCGTCTATCAAATATCTATTAAAGACTACTGGGATAAACTAAGATTTGAGCGAGCGAAAGAATTGCTTTCGTATAATGAAAAAGCTCCTGATGAAATAGCTCGGGAGTTGGGCTACGCCACGGAGGATGATTTGGAATTAACATTTAAACAAAACCTTCATTTATCAATATCAGAATATATCCAATCAGAGAATAATTATAGATCGCCACTCAATAAGCTACCGTAAAATATTTTTATTTGACTCTCGACCATGGTACAGGGCTTATATTACAGATGAATTGTATTCTTTAATGTATAGGAGGAATTGTTATGCCACTCAAAAAAGGAGAAGTTTACCAATGTCCAGACGATAGTTGTGGTTGTGAAGTCACCGTAACCAAAGGTGCCCCCAGCGACTGCTCGGGGACGCAAAACCCGACTTGTTGCTGCGGCAAAACCATGGTAAAGAAACAATGAGATTAATAAGCATCCGGGGAATGCCTCGGATGCTTACCTAATTCCAACATTTGTGTTCAGCAGGTGATGTGTATGATTGAAAACATGGATGAAAAATATAACGGAATCACCACCTACAAAATTGGTGACGTAGCTAAACGGGCTGATGTTAATAAAGAAACCGTGCGATACTATGAGAAACGAGACCTGATCCCTAAGCCTGATCGGCGCCGCTCGGGTTATCGCATTTTTACCCAGCGCCATATTGATCAGATCCGGTTTATAAAACGAGCCCAACAGCTGGGCTTTACCCTCAGTGAAATTAAAGAGCTGTTGGAGCTGCGGATGAATGCGAATACTACCTGCCCGGAGATCAAGAGCGAAGCCCAGGAAAAATACCGGGATGTAAGGGAGAAGATCGAAGATCTCAGACGCATCCAAAAAACATTGACTGATCTTATTGATTCGTGTTCTGAAGAAGGACCTGTCGGAGATTGCCCTATTCTCGAAGCTTTAGAAGGAAAGAACGAAACTGGAAAGCAACTTAGAAAATGAATGAACAAGTAAAACTTCAATCCACAATTACGTGTCCTGAATGCGGGAATCAGGCGGAAGAAGATATGCCAACAGATTCCTGCCAATATTTTTGGGAATGCCCAAATTGCAACAAAATTCTAAAACCTCAGAAAGGTGATTGTTGTGTATTTTGCTCCTATGGTGATATCCCATGTCCTCCGGTTCAAAAAGAAAAATCCTGCTGCTAATTTATTGATCTAATGCAATAATACGCAAAGGATTTTGAATCTATGTATGATCAAAATTAAGACTAATTTATAGGTTTTAATTCTTCGTAATTTTTCCGAATTTCGTCTGCGCTACTCTCAAGTAGCGTCTCTCTTGATGAATAGTTAGGGCCCTAGCTTTGAACGGCTAGGGCCTGTTTTATTAGGATAGAAAATATTTCTTCAAATACTTGGAGGAGAAGGATTCGATAATTGAGCCTTTATCATGTACAGCTATTGAATAGAAATGAATATCATTCCCAGTTTTCATATTAGTTGTTACATATGATGTTACGTGACCTATCAAAATCAACCTGTATGAATCATAAAGGCATATATCAGTTTGGCTTCGGATCAGAAGGTTAGGGGTTCGAATCCTCTCGGGCGTACTTTCAAACAATGTGCTCGTCATTTTGGGCGGGCACATTTGTATTTAAATTCCCTCCTCTTAACCTGAAAACAGTATTACTCCTAATAAGATCATATAAAGAGTAATATAACCAATGTGGCAATTCTATCGCCCTTTCTATTACCGTCGGCTACAAGACCACTCGTTAGTGGAAACCCCATGCCCGTATTGCTGTATTTTAATCAGTTTTCTTAAATTGGTGTTATAAATTCAACGCTATTAATTTGTCAATCCATACTTTCTACATATTTGTTTATTAACTTGAATCAAAAATATGATACAATAAGCTTATAAATTATGCGTGCCCTTATTGTAGAAGACGAACCTTTATTAAATGAAGAGTTAGAAGAACAGCTGCTGGAGGAGCAGTTTAGCGTAGACTGTGCCGAAACGCTTCAGGAAGGGGGCGATTTGGTAGCCGGTGATGAATATGATTTAGTACTCCTTGATCTGGGCCTGCCCGACGGCAATGGATTAGAGCTGCTAAAGATGATCAAGAAGTACTATGAGGAAACGGTGGTAGTAATCCTAACTGCCCGCGGTGAGGTAGAGGATAAAGTCAAAGGCTTAGAGTTGGGCAGCGATGACTACTTGGCTAAACCATTTGCAATGGCTGAATTGCGTGCTCGTATCCACGCTGTACTACGACGACGTTTTAAAATAAATGAAAATGAAATAGAAGCCGGTAAGCTACTGCTTAATCTTAATCACATGGAAGTCCGTTATGACGGCCAGACGCTTGACCTTACCGAGACGGAATATAAAATTCTGCGCTATCTGCTTTTGAATAAGAATAAAACAATCACACGTATTGCACTAGCCGAACATATCTGGGGTAGTAAAGTAGATGATCGTTTTTCGCTGGATTTCATTAATTCGCATATGAAAAACCTTAGGAAAAAACTTTCAAAAGCCGGAGCCCCAGAACTGATTGAAACGGTTTATGGCGTGGGATATAAATTGGATATCCATGAAGCTCAACAATAAAATACTCCTTAGCAATCTAGTACTCTCCGTGATAATTTTCTTGATTACCAGTATTGGCATGTATTACCTGGTGAACGACACGGTGTATGATGAGCTCGACAATCATCTGATCCAACACAAGATTGACCTTATGAACCAGGTACAGGGTGATCCTGCAAGCGTGGGGCAAGTCCAAGAATTGGGTGGACTCGGCTCTTATGAGTGGATTGATATTTATCCCTATGAAGGGGAAGTAAAACTCAATGCGAACAATTTCACCACCTTGGATACGACGCGGAATCCCGATGAGGTAAGCTCGGAGGCCTATCGGAGGCTAGCTACCACTATATCGGTTAACGATCGTTATTATACTGTAAAAATTTATGAGGAGGTGGCAGCCTGGCAAAACATCAGTATGACGATTTTGGTTAGCGTGTTAGCCGGCTTGTTAATTTGGATATTATTGCTCTACCTACTTAACCAAATGGTATTCGATCGCATTTTGACCCCCTTTTATGACACCGTAGATACCCTCGAAACCATTTCCGATCCTACAGACTTTGAGGAAAAGTTTCCCGACTCTACAACATATGAGGTTAAAGTCTTAAACGATGCCTTAAATACGATGTTAAACCAAGTACGATCGTCGTTTGAGGACCAGAAAAAGTTTATTCAGAATGCCTCACACGAATTGCTGACGCCCCTATCGATTATCCGTCAAAAGGCCGAGAAGATTTTGTCCAATGCTGATAATTGCAGTCAACAGACATTACGGGCAGCCAGTGAAATCCAACAGACCACCGTACGACTGAGCCGGCTCAGCAATGCTTTGCTACTAATCAGTCGCGTAGAAAATAAGCAGTATGAGCTTGACGAACAGATTGATATCAATGCAGTAAGCAATGAAGTGCTGGAGGAACTCGATGACTTTATAAAGTTAAAGAGTATTACTGTTGAGAAAGACTTTGAAAACGACATCACCATACAGGGTAACAAAGAACTAATTCACTCGGCTATCTACAACATTGTACAGAACGCGGTAAAATTTTCACCGGAGAGATCAACAATTCACATCCAGACAAATGCTGGATCGGAGCAGGAAGAGTTAGTTGTTAGTGACCAAGGACCTGGCATACCGGACGAGCTCAAAAAATCTCTTTTTGACCGCTTTAAAAAGGAACAAGATCACCTTAATAAGTTGGGTAAGAACAACGGAAACGGTCTGGGATTGTCACTGGTAAAAAGCATTTGTAAGCTTCACGGTTTCGGCTATCGGGCCGAAAACAAAAACGGTTCCGGCGCTAAAATCACCCTCCAATTCTGAATCCATATTCTCTACAGATTTGATTTGTACATTTTGACCGTAGACAAATTATGTGCTATCGCATACTAACGGTCAAAATTATTCGAAATGGCTTTTTCCATAGTTTTAGCAATCTTGGTCTCATTTCAGCCCACACAATCAGATACGACTAATCTCAATAGTTTGAGTGTTGGCAAGGCCCTTGAAATTGCATATCAGCATAATCCCCGTATAAATCAGCTCAAAAACCGGATTGAAGCCCAACGGCAGCAGCAGTCCCTGAGTTTAGGTATCCAAGATCCAGAAGTAACCTATGCCAAAGAAGGAATTGGCCAAGGTACGTTTGCCGAGCAGCGGTGGGTTGTGTCGCAATCACTGGATTTTCCACTCACCGGCTACTACCGTTCGAAGAGCCAAAAAGCCAACACACGCTCCATGGAACTGGAACTGCAAGCACTGAAGTTGCAGCTTAAAGCCGACGTAAAATCAGCATATACCAAGCTTGCATATGCCATTGAATCGAGCCATTTGGCACGTGAGCGGGTAGACCTGTTTAAAAGTCTGCGAGATGCAGCAAAGGCCCGGGCCGATCTGGGAGAATCATCGAAAATTGATGCTATGCAGGCCAACCTTCAGCTCACGGAGGCGCAAAACAATATGGAAAAGGCTCATCAGGATATCATGGATGCCCGATATAATCTTTTTGAAACCATTGGGCTGGATGAAGAACAAACTTATGAAATAGGTTTTCCTGATACACTACACTATGTAGCTGTTGATATCAATCAGAATGAAGTATTGCGGCAGTTGCAACAGCATCCCCAGCTTCAGCAGATCAGCAAAGATCAGTTGGCAGCATCTTATCAAACAAAGGTAGCCCAAAGTGGGTATTTGCCGGATATCAATCTAAAATACTATCGACAGGATTTTGGCAACGGATTTGATTTCAATGGTTTTGAAATAGGTGTTAGCATTCCACTGTGGTTTGGGATTAACCAATCGAATCAAGTTCAACAATCCAAAGCAAGATACAGTGCCGTAGAATGGCAATATCAGGAAGAACAGCTCTCCCTAAAAAAACAAGCCGAGCAAGCTTGGCACGGCTATGAAACAACGCGGGCTAACATCAAGCGTTATCGGGAATCCATCCAAGCAAAATCTAAAGAGCTGGTTGATATGACCCAGAAAGGATACCGGATGGGAGAGCTGAATCTGTTGACGCTTTTGGAGGCCCAACGCACTTATCTGCGGACCCAACAAGCTTATTACGAGACCCTTAGAGATTATTATCTGCGTGTCATTGAGCTAGAAAAGTATATACAAAAGGATATCATATTCAAATAAACCCATAGTCGAATTTATTATGAACGTTCACTTAACCCGACATCGGTACTCATCATACACTCTCTTGGGCTTGGTCATCGGACTGCTTTTGTTTTTGAGCAACTGTGGTTCTGAGACCGCCGAGAAGACTACCCAACCGGACCCCGGAACACCCCCTTCTCTGTCGGACAAACAAACCGAACAGCTGGTTCAACTGACTGAGCAACAGGCCAAAGATCTGAACATTCAGCTCTACACGGTCGAGAGTGAAAATATTAGTTTTGATATCAACGCACCCGGCCAGGTTTATGCGGCCCCGGGACGTATATCAGTAGTAAGTTCCCCCATCAACGGTCGGGTATCAAATATTTACGTGCACGAAGGAGAACGCGTCCAAAAAGGCGATCCGCTGCTGGAGATCGAAAGTCTCGAATTTGCAAATCTGGTTGGGGACTACCTCGAAGCCACCGCTGAAATTACTTATCAACAACAGCAAGTAGAACGACTGAAAGTACTTACGGAAGATAAAATAAGTCCGCAGCGTACACTCGAGCGTGCACAAGCCGATCTCCGGCGTGCTAAGACTAAACAGAGTGCTTCGTTGGCCCGTCTGCGTGCTGTAGGTATTTCCCGGGAGGAAGTTCAAAACTGGGATCCCTTTGCTACTGACCCCAAAGCCGAGCTGACTCTTCGTGCCCCAATTTCAGGCGTGCTGAACCAACACTTAATTGATCTTGGGGAGGCCGTCAATGCTTACGATAAGCTGCTGGATATTATCGACAACACCGAAGTATTGGTGCGGGGCTTTGTATCACCGGCTGATGCTCCCTTTGTACGGGAAGGCACTTCGGTAGTGATTACGGAAAAAACCGAGGACGGTACTCCGCAAGGGAAACGCATTGAAGGACAGGTTACTTCAGTCAATCCGGCCCTTGACGAAGAGAACCGGTCAATCGTCCTGAACAGTATTGTACCTACCGAAGAAGGCTGGCCCATTGTGGGACAAAGCGTGCGGATGAAATACGCTGCCCAGCCGTTGGATTCTACTTTTACCATCCCACTCTCGGCCATCCAGTTCGAGGAGCAGGAAGCAGCAGTCTTTGTTCAGCAGGCCCCTAGAGAATATGTCAAACGAGTAGTACAGATTGAACGAATGACCGAGGATCGTGCAGTTATAGGAGCCGGCCTCAAACCCGGAGAAAAGATTGCTGTCACGCAGGTATTTAGCTTAAAGGCGCTAGAACGTTTCGAACAATTTGCTGATTAACTTATAGCCATATCAACCATGTTAAAGAGTATTATTGACTTTAGTCTCAAACAGAAATTTGTAGCGCTTTCCTTGGTAGTATTGATGGCAGCTGGGGGTGTTTTCTCTCTTTCTAATATCCCCATAAACTCCCAGCCCGATGTGACTCCAACGCAGGTGCTCGTCATTACCAAGGCCGGACAGTATTCGCCCTATGATGTGGAGCGGCTGGTAAGTTATCCGATCGAAACTTCAATGAGTGGACTTCCGAATGTGAAGGAGGTACGTTCTATTTCACAATTCGGACTGTCGGCGGTAACAGTTCTGTTCGAAGAGGGAACGGATATCTATTTTGCCCGACAGCAGGTAAGTCAGCAGGTGCAGAGTATTTCTGAGGAACTACCAGAAGGCGTTTCTACACCCAACTTGGGACCGATATCAACGGCCATGGGGGAAATTGTGCAGTATGTTGTTCGCGGTGAAAATCGCTCACTTACCGAGCTTCGTACCATTCAGGACTGGCTGATTGCCCCCCAGCTTAAAACAGTGGATGGGGTCACTGAAATTAATTCATTCGGCGGCTTTGTTAAGCAGTTCGAAGTGGCCGTCAATCCTGATAAGCTCCGGAACTTTGGGATTGGACTGAAAGACTTAACTGAGGCCATTAAAAATAATAACAGCGTATCGGGCGGTAACTATCTTGAGCATAACCGGGAGCAGTATATTATTCGCGGTTTCGGACAGATTTCGGACACTAAGAATATTGAAAATATTATTGTGAAGCGTACTGAAGATCGTCCGGTCTATGTCAAGGATGTGGCAGAAATTAGTATTGGAAGACAGCTGCGGCAAGGAGCGGTAACCAAGGATGGAAACGGAGAAGTTGTAACTGGTATAGCTATGATGCTTCGGGGCGCTAACGGACGTGAAGTAATTCAAAAGATGGATAAGAAGATAGCAGAGGTAAATAAAAGTCTGCCCGAAGGGGTAACTATTAAAAAATTCTATGATCAGTCCGATCTCATCGATCGTACAACTGATACTATCGTCACGAACTTAGTAGAAGGTGGCTTTTTTGTAATTGCTGTGCTGCTACTGTTGCTGGGCGAAATTACAGGAGCGATTATTGTAGCTGCAGTAATCCCATTGTCGATGCTGTTTGCCTTCATCGGTATGGACCAGCTCGGGCTGGCAGCCAACCTGATGAGTTTGGGTGCCATTGACTTTGGGATGGTTGTAGATGGATCCGTGGTGATGGTGGAGAATATTGTAGAGAAATTGAACAGTGATAAATCTGATAAGTCAAAACTCGTTATCATCAGGGAGGCGGCTCACGAGGTGGCCCGACCTATTTTCTTTGGCGTGTTAATTATTCTAATGGTGTATGTGCCGGTAATGACGTTCTCCGGCATGGAGGGCATTTTGTATCGTCCCATGGCTATTACGGTCGGTGCGGCGGTTTTTGGATCGCTTATTTTAGCACTTGTATATATACCGGCTATTTCGGCCCTGGTATTCCGTAATGGTGTTAAAACGCGCAAAAATTATGTTATTAACTGGCTAAAACCCCGCTACGAAAAATTCCTTGAAAAGAGCCTGGATAAAAAAGCGATAACGATTGGTTCAGCGGTAGTGATTTTTGGAATATCGATGGCCCTTATGCCGTTTTTGGGTACGCAGTTTTTACCCGAACTTGATGAAGGTTCCATCCTAATTGAACAGGTGCGCATGCCCTCGGTAACGCTCGATGAATCCGTGGATAACGCCAACTGGCTGGCCGGAAAAATAACCAAGAATATTCCTGAGATAAAAACGGTCGTCCCCAAAACGGGACGCTCCGATTTGGCCAACGACTGGATGGGGGTTCATCAGACGGATGTCTGGGTGATGTTGCATCCCCGTGATCAATGGCGCGAAGGCATGAGCAAGCAAGACATTATCGATCAGATAAGGCCCTACTTGGAAACGGAGCCTGGCTTGTCGTACAACTTTACCCAGCCTATTGCCATGCGAGTGGACGAGTTGACCAGCGGGGTGAAGTCCGACATTGCAGTCAAGGTGTTTGGCGAAGAGCTGGACACGCTGAATGCAGTGGGGCGTCGGATATCCGGCATCTTGAATGAGCTAGAGGGTACGGAAAACTTTCTGTTGGAGCAAAGTAGTGGACAACCCTACTACAACATTGAAATTGATCGCGAAGCAGTGGCCTCGTATGGACTTAACGTAAATGAGGTTCAGAATGTCATTGAAACCGGCATTGGGGGTAGTGAGGCCGGACAGATTTTTGAAGGTCAACGTCGATTTGATATCAATGTCCGACTGCCCGCAAACTTGAGGAGTGATTTCCAAGACATCATGGAGGTGCCACTGCAACTACCAGGCGGCGGTTATATTCCGTTGAAAGAGGTTGCAAATATTTATGCCGAGGAAGGACCACGACAGATTTCGCGGGAGAACGGCTGGCGGCGTGCTATTCTTGGAATCAACATTTCTGGCATTGATGTAGGAAGTTATGTGGCTAATCTGCGCGAAGCTATCAATAAAAAAGTAGATGTGCCGCCCGGCTATTTTCTACAGTATGGAGGTTCATTCGAAGATCAAGAGCGGGCAATGAACCACCTATTGATAGTAGTACCCATTTCGCTGTTGATCATTATTGGATTGCTCTACATGATGTTTGGCAAGTTTCGCTTTACTATGCTGATATTCCTAAATCTCCCGCTAGCCCTGTCCGGGGGTATCTTCATACTATGGATGCGGGGACTGTATTTGTCTGTGTCGGCCAGTATCGGTTTTGTAGCCTTGTTTGGAGTAGCAGTACTCAATGGGATTGTGCTGGTTGCTCATCTCAACGATCTGCGCAAAGAGGGGGAAGATTTAAAAACAGCCGTCATCAAAGGTGCCAGTGATCGATTAAGGCCGGTTCTGATGACAGCCCTGGTGGCCAGTCTTGGATTCATACCAATGGCCTTCAACGTGGGGCCCGGTTCAGAAGTCCAGCGGCCACTGGCCTCGGTGGTGATAGGCGGATTAATTACAGCAACATTACTCACCTTGCTGGTCTTACCCACTATCTATCACTGGATGGAGAAAGGCAAAGAACTGGTTACCGAAGATGAAGCATTCTAACCATAAATAACGAGAGGTATCTGTCATGAATGACGCATATTTACACTTGGTCATAAATCACTTCCCCATTTTTAGTATGCTCTTTGGCGTACTTATTTTGGGCTGGGGACTGTGGAAAAAGAAGGATTCAATTCAAAGAATTGCGATGGTATTGTTTGTCCTTGGTGCCATCACCAGCTACATAGCTGTTGAAACAGGAGAAGGAGCCGAAGAAGTTCTGGAAGAGTACGCGACTTCGATATCCCATGATGCGATCCACGATCATGAGGAGGCAGCAGAAATTGCGATGTGGTTTTCGCTGGTCACAGGTGGACTGTCTCTAGTAGGTCTGTTTGGGGCGAACTATAATATTCGTTACAAAAATGTACTGATGGGTGTTTTGTTAGTTGCTGCCTTAACTGCAGTAAGTAGCCTGCTATATACAGCCTACGAAGGAGGGAAAATTCGTCATCCTGAAGCACATAACACCATTAAAGTTGAAAAGTCAGTTGAAGACTCAGGAACTAGCAGTTGATAAGGTGTTTCACCACAGGTTAACATTATTAAATTTTCAACTTATACCTGCAATTTCTTACAAAAGAGGAGGGAAAAAACACTACATTAAATTTCAAAATATTAGTCTATAAACAACCACGTCTCATACTGGTCTTGGATCAGAAGACTGAAAATTCTCACAAAACTTTCGGAACCCTCGTACATATCAAACTCATCAGCTGTTAACATTCAGCTGATGAGTTTTTCTATATAGAACCTTCTTACATACCTGCTTAATAAGCCTACAAGTCAACAACAAAAAGACAAAAACCAAAGATTCAATCAGTTGCCTCCACCAACACTCATTGATTACTTACCGGATGCATCATCCGGGGCTAACTTGTGATAAACTCGTAGTTACATATATTATCAAATAACAGGTAGCTTCATCAAGTATAGGATCAAAATATATAATGGCATGGATAGCCTTAAAAAACGACTTGGCAGTCAGTGGGGAAATACTGCCATAATATCGGTTTTTATAGTATTCGCTCTGTTTATCATTGTAGGAACACATTATGGAACCAAAACACTCTCTGCTGTCCGGGCGTATGTAGGCGCTGAAGGCCAATGGACAAAAGCTCAAAAAGAAGCAACGACATTGCTTATCCGATACAATGATAATGAGCAACCGAAATTATATGAACAGTTCCAGCAAGAGCTGGAATTGCATAAAGCATTTAAAAGAAGTCGTCAAACGCTGACCTCACAAGCTCCGAATTACGATTTGGCATTCAGGGGATTTGAAACCGCTGATATCCATTCCGATGATATTAAACTGTTGATATGGCTTGCTCAATTCCATGCTAATATCTCATATCTTCAAAAGGCTTTTGAGGTCTGGAAACAGGGAGACCGGCACATTGCAAAATTAGACACCTTGGGGCGTACCTTGCACGAAACCATACAAGAAGAACCTACTAATCATGAAAGGAGAACTCAGTTAATTCAGGATATTTATGAATTGGATCAAACGCTAACCAAGCTGGAAAACTCCTTTTCAGCAAACATGGCAGAAGGGGCCCGGGAAATTCGGAGTGTACTTTTCTGGTCTATTGCGGGACTGGGAATAATTATCATTCTTACAGGTTATATCATAATGCGCAACCTATTTAGCAATATAAATATCCTGAACCAAGAATTGGTAGAAAGCGAAACCAAATTCCGCAGTGTCCTTCAAAACTCCCGGGACGTTGTTTACCAAATAGACTTTGACTCGGGTAACTATGAGTATATGAGTCCTGCCGTTAAAGATATGCTTGGCTATTCACCGGATCAGATATTGGAGCAGGGGACTGAATTTGTATTGGATCGCATCCATCCGGAAGACCTTAAAAGGATGGACCAAGAAATTGAGGAGATGAAAGGCAAGGGGGTTGAAAATCATTTCGCCGGAGAAACAGAGTTTCGCATCAAAACAAAAGATGGTAACTATATCTGGGTTAATAATAAACGATCGCTGGTTAAAGACGATAATGGTAATCCTACTGCAATCGTCGGTACCGTTCGGGATATATCGACCCGCAAAAAACATGAGGTGCAAACACAAAAATCCCTTGAAGAAAAACAAACATTATTAGAAGAAGTTCACCACCGTGTAAAAAATAACCTCGGGGTTGTGTTGAGTCTGCTTGAGTTACAGAAAAAAGAAGCCGATAATGAATTAAAATCCCTTCTTCAGGAAACCCAGTCCCGGATCCATTCTATTGGCATGATCCATGAAAAGTTATATCAAACAGAAACGCTTTCTGATATAGACATCAAGGAATACATCGAAGATTTTGCCAACATGATTGCAAGCTCTTTTAATTCAGAACAAAAAGACATTACCATTACCAAAGATGTTCAAAGCTTTAATCTAGAGACAACCAAAGCCGTGCCAGTTGGACTTATACTAAACGAGTTGCTCAATAATGCTTATCAACATGGATTTTCGGACACTAAATCCGGAGAGTTGCGTATTACCTTTAAAAAAGAAGATGAAGAAATCCTATTCCGTGTCGCTGATAACGGCAGGGGACTACCCGACGGGTTTAGTCTTTCAAACCAACAGTCCCTGGGCATGACACTAATCCAAAGACTAACCAAGCAGTTGAAAGGAGAGTTAGAGGTATTTTCGGAAGATGAATGGACGATCTTTCAAGTTACTTTCCCATAAGTGATAAATACGG from Fodinibius salinus carries:
- a CDS encoding efflux RND transporter permease subunit translates to MLKSIIDFSLKQKFVALSLVVLMAAGGVFSLSNIPINSQPDVTPTQVLVITKAGQYSPYDVERLVSYPIETSMSGLPNVKEVRSISQFGLSAVTVLFEEGTDIYFARQQVSQQVQSISEELPEGVSTPNLGPISTAMGEIVQYVVRGENRSLTELRTIQDWLIAPQLKTVDGVTEINSFGGFVKQFEVAVNPDKLRNFGIGLKDLTEAIKNNNSVSGGNYLEHNREQYIIRGFGQISDTKNIENIIVKRTEDRPVYVKDVAEISIGRQLRQGAVTKDGNGEVVTGIAMMLRGANGREVIQKMDKKIAEVNKSLPEGVTIKKFYDQSDLIDRTTDTIVTNLVEGGFFVIAVLLLLLGEITGAIIVAAVIPLSMLFAFIGMDQLGLAANLMSLGAIDFGMVVDGSVVMVENIVEKLNSDKSDKSKLVIIREAAHEVARPIFFGVLIILMVYVPVMTFSGMEGILYRPMAITVGAAVFGSLILALVYIPAISALVFRNGVKTRKNYVINWLKPRYEKFLEKSLDKKAITIGSAVVIFGISMALMPFLGTQFLPELDEGSILIEQVRMPSVTLDESVDNANWLAGKITKNIPEIKTVVPKTGRSDLANDWMGVHQTDVWVMLHPRDQWREGMSKQDIIDQIRPYLETEPGLSYNFTQPIAMRVDELTSGVKSDIAVKVFGEELDTLNAVGRRISGILNELEGTENFLLEQSSGQPYYNIEIDREAVASYGLNVNEVQNVIETGIGGSEAGQIFEGQRRFDINVRLPANLRSDFQDIMEVPLQLPGGGYIPLKEVANIYAEEGPRQISRENGWRRAILGINISGIDVGSYVANLREAINKKVDVPPGYFLQYGGSFEDQERAMNHLLIVVPISLLIIIGLLYMMFGKFRFTMLIFLNLPLALSGGIFILWMRGLYLSVSASIGFVALFGVAVLNGIVLVAHLNDLRKEGEDLKTAVIKGASDRLRPVLMTALVASLGFIPMAFNVGPGSEVQRPLASVVIGGLITATLLTLLVLPTIYHWMEKGKELVTEDEAF
- a CDS encoding sensor histidine kinase, whose translation is MDSLKKRLGSQWGNTAIISVFIVFALFIIVGTHYGTKTLSAVRAYVGAEGQWTKAQKEATTLLIRYNDNEQPKLYEQFQQELELHKAFKRSRQTLTSQAPNYDLAFRGFETADIHSDDIKLLIWLAQFHANISYLQKAFEVWKQGDRHIAKLDTLGRTLHETIQEEPTNHERRTQLIQDIYELDQTLTKLENSFSANMAEGAREIRSVLFWSIAGLGIIIILTGYIIMRNLFSNINILNQELVESETKFRSVLQNSRDVVYQIDFDSGNYEYMSPAVKDMLGYSPDQILEQGTEFVLDRIHPEDLKRMDQEIEEMKGKGVENHFAGETEFRIKTKDGNYIWVNNKRSLVKDDNGNPTAIVGTVRDISTRKKHEVQTQKSLEEKQTLLEEVHHRVKNNLGVVLSLLELQKKEADNELKSLLQETQSRIHSIGMIHEKLYQTETLSDIDIKEYIEDFANMIASSFNSEQKDITITKDVQSFNLETTKAVPVGLILNELLNNAYQHGFSDTKSGELRITFKKEDEEILFRVADNGRGLPDGFSLSNQQSLGMTLIQRLTKQLKGELEVFSEDEWTIFQVTFP